In Paenibacillus sp. J23TS9, a single genomic region encodes these proteins:
- a CDS encoding UDP-glucose--hexose-1-phosphate uridylyltransferase produces the protein MNASEATRTTPQHEALKAIDLLVSFALERRLIEPLDEDYSRNLLLELFGFSEPFMGDEALERLEGPQPALDVLIDYGFGIGLIPENTDTYRDLLDAKIMGNLMARPSEVIREFERLEAAQGIEAATERFYQLSIDSNYIRMDRVNKNVYWEHESEYGTIEMTINLSKPEKSPKEIAMAKLLPPPVYPKCQLCRENVGYAGRVNHPARQNLRAIPLALNGEPWLFQYSPYVYYNEHCIVFHHNHVPMKLTKDSLRRLLAFVNLYPHYFIGSNADLPIVGGSILTHDHFQGGRHTFPIQNAPKEAVFTHSDYSGVSVSIVKWPMSVLRLTGQDSGVLLELADMIYESWKQYSDPEVDILAFSEENGEKIPHNTVTPIVHRTPDGSYEMDLVLRNNRTSEEYPAGIFHPHEEMHHIKKENIGLIEVMGLAILPGRLKEELDLTSDILAGDSDLYDAMMDQKDHALKLHQPWIEQLIAKFGTERSKEEAWKLVQSEVGSIFVEILGHAGVYKRTQAGKEAFHRFVSHIGCVQAH, from the coding sequence TTGAACGCATCTGAAGCAACCAGAACAACACCGCAGCATGAAGCCCTTAAAGCAATCGATCTGCTCGTAAGCTTCGCGCTGGAACGGAGACTAATCGAACCACTGGATGAAGATTACAGCCGCAATCTCCTGCTCGAGCTGTTTGGTTTCAGCGAGCCCTTTATGGGAGATGAGGCATTGGAGCGTCTGGAAGGGCCGCAGCCCGCACTGGATGTATTGATTGATTACGGTTTCGGTATCGGCCTCATTCCGGAGAACACGGACACGTACCGCGATCTGCTGGATGCCAAAATTATGGGCAATCTTATGGCACGGCCTTCCGAGGTGATCCGGGAGTTCGAAAGATTGGAAGCAGCTCAGGGCATCGAGGCAGCAACGGAACGCTTTTACCAGCTATCGATTGATTCCAACTACATCCGTATGGATCGGGTTAACAAAAACGTGTATTGGGAGCATGAATCGGAATACGGTACTATCGAAATGACGATTAATTTATCCAAGCCGGAAAAAAGTCCGAAGGAAATCGCCATGGCGAAGCTGCTGCCGCCACCGGTGTATCCTAAATGCCAGCTATGCCGCGAAAACGTCGGATATGCAGGACGGGTAAACCATCCCGCACGGCAGAATCTTCGTGCAATTCCGCTTGCGCTGAACGGAGAACCGTGGTTATTTCAGTACTCGCCTTATGTGTATTATAACGAGCACTGCATTGTGTTCCATCATAATCATGTGCCGATGAAGCTCACCAAAGACAGTCTGAGGCGGCTCCTGGCATTTGTGAACCTGTATCCGCATTACTTTATCGGCTCGAACGCCGATCTTCCGATCGTGGGCGGATCCATCCTGACCCATGACCATTTTCAAGGGGGGCGGCATACGTTCCCGATTCAAAATGCGCCGAAGGAAGCGGTATTCACTCATTCGGACTACTCGGGTGTGTCGGTGAGTATCGTGAAATGGCCGATGTCCGTACTCCGTCTGACCGGACAAGACAGCGGCGTCCTGCTCGAGCTGGCGGATATGATTTATGAATCGTGGAAGCAGTACAGTGATCCGGAAGTTGATATCCTGGCATTCAGCGAAGAGAATGGGGAAAAGATACCACATAACACGGTAACCCCGATCGTGCATCGAACACCGGATGGTAGCTATGAAATGGATCTGGTGCTCCGGAACAACCGTACCAGTGAGGAGTATCCCGCAGGTATTTTCCATCCGCATGAAGAGATGCATCATATTAAAAAGGAAAATATCGGCCTGATCGAAGTGATGGGACTCGCAATTTTGCCCGGAAGGCTGAAAGAGGAGCTGGATCTTACTTCTGATATTCTTGCAGGTGACAGCGATCTGTACGATGCTATGATGGACCAGAAGGATCATGCCTTGAAGCTGCATCAGCCTTGGATTGAACAGCTCATTGCAAAGTTTGGCACGGAACGCAGCAAGGAAGAAGCATGGAAGCTCGTCCAGTCCGAAGTTGGCAGCATTTTTGTTGAAATACTCGGTCATGCAGGTGTTTATAAGAGAACCCAGGCGGGCAAGGAAGCGTTCCACCGATTTGTTTCGCATATTGGATGTGTTCAGGCTCATTAA
- the galE gene encoding UDP-glucose 4-epimerase GalE, protein MAILVTGGAGYIGSHTVAALLERGEEVVVLDYLQTGHRNALLGGKLYEGDLRDKELLAKLFSENNIDAVIHFAANSLVGESMQKPVKYYDNNVYGTLCLLEAMDAANVRNIVFSSTAATYGEPERVPIMENDRTQPTNVYGETKLMMERMMSWFDQVLGIKYVALRYFNAAGAHDGGKIGEDHRPESHLIPLVLQTALKQRESIAVFGDDYPTEDGTCVRDYIHVSDLADAHLRAVDYLRKGESSNVFNLGIGEGFSVKDVIETAKKVTGLDIPVVMQARRAGDPAVLVASSQKAREVLGWNPSREKLEDIIQSAWSWHQSHPQGYGEE, encoded by the coding sequence ATGGCTATATTGGTGACAGGCGGAGCGGGATATATCGGCTCCCACACGGTAGCGGCTTTATTGGAACGCGGCGAAGAGGTTGTTGTACTCGATTATCTGCAAACGGGGCATCGGAATGCGCTGCTGGGCGGCAAGCTCTATGAAGGTGATCTGAGAGACAAGGAGCTGCTGGCGAAGCTTTTCAGCGAAAATAATATTGATGCTGTTATCCACTTTGCTGCCAATTCACTTGTCGGGGAGAGCATGCAGAAACCGGTGAAATATTACGACAACAACGTATACGGTACACTATGCCTGCTGGAAGCAATGGATGCTGCGAATGTGCGTAACATCGTATTTTCCTCCACAGCGGCGACGTACGGCGAGCCGGAACGCGTACCGATTATGGAAAACGACCGCACACAGCCGACCAACGTATATGGGGAAACCAAGCTCATGATGGAACGGATGATGTCCTGGTTTGATCAAGTACTTGGTATCAAATATGTGGCTCTGCGATATTTCAATGCGGCGGGTGCGCATGACGGCGGAAAAATTGGTGAGGATCACCGCCCGGAAAGCCATTTGATTCCGCTCGTGCTGCAAACGGCACTGAAGCAGCGGGAAAGTATTGCGGTGTTTGGCGACGATTATCCGACGGAGGACGGAACCTGCGTTCGTGACTACATTCATGTGAGCGATTTGGCCGACGCCCATCTCCGTGCCGTTGATTATCTGCGCAAAGGAGAAAGCAGCAATGTATTCAACCTCGGAATCGGCGAAGGGTTCTCGGTGAAGGATGTCATCGAAACGGCGAAGAAGGTGACGGGTTTAGATATTCCTGTGGTCATGCAAGCACGGCGTGCCGGTGATCCGGCAGTGCTGGTCGCATCTTCTCAAAAAGCCAGGGAAGTGCTCGGCTGGAACCCGTCCCGCGAAAAACTGGAAGACATCATTCAAAGCGCATGGAGCTGGCATCAGAGCCATCCGCAAGGCTACGGAGAAGAGTAA